The nucleotide window GCGCAGCACTTCAATAGACTGTACACAACCGGCGCCGTCATCATGTGCGCCTTCGGCAGCATCCCAGGAATCGAGGTGGCCGCCAACAGTGATAAACTGGTTCGGATATTTACTGCCGCGGATTTCCCCGATCACATTGTGACCGATGGTATCCTTCAGCATCTGACAGTTGGTGCGCAGGTATACCTGGGCAGAATTATCCTTTTTAAGCCGGCTGCTCAGGCGGTCTGCATCCTCCAATCCAATGGCTACTGCCGGGATTTTAGGGTAGGCACTGTCATAAGACATGGCACCGGTATGAGGGAAGTTGTTGGCCCCATGTGTCATGGAACGCAGGATTATCGCCACAGCACCGTATTTCGCTGCCTGGCTGGCACCCTGGCCTCTGTATTTCACCGCATCTCTATAGGAGAAAAAGGTTTTAATAAATTCCGGTTTAAAGTGGTAGTTATAAAAAACGATCTTTCCTTTCACCTGGTCTTTTTTGGCTTCCAGGTCTTCAAAGGAAGCTACTTCCAGCACCGGAGCGGTAAGGCCGGCCTTACCCGTACCTACTGAATTACCGAGGGCCAGTATATTCAGCGGTGACACAAAATCGCGGAGCTTGGATACGATACGTGCTTCTTCCTTTTCACCTCTTACCCAGTGGGGCACCATACATTCCTGCAGATACACGGTGTCTGCTCCGGCAGCTTTCAGGGCTTTCACACCCCATTGCTCTGCCTTGACCATCTGAGGGGAACCCGCCAGCCTGCCACCAACGGTTTTAGTCAGTGTGCGGAGGTTTTCATAAGCGATACTGTTTCTCAGTACTTCATCGGCCATCTGTCTTAAAACAAGG belongs to Chitinophaga sp. HK235 and includes:
- a CDS encoding M20/M25/M40 family metallo-hydrolase; its protein translation is MRKHLLPIVLTCLLPVVSMAQQQDSLVLRQMADEVLRNSIAYENLRTLTKTVGGRLAGSPQMVKAEQWGVKALKAAGADTVYLQECMVPHWVRGEKEEARIVSKLRDFVSPLNILALGNSVGTGKAGLTAPVLEVASFEDLEAKKDQVKGKIVFYNYHFKPEFIKTFFSYRDAVKYRGQGASQAAKYGAVAIILRSMTHGANNFPHTGAMSYDSAYPKIPAVAIGLEDADRLSSRLKKDNSAQVYLRTNCQMLKDTIGHNVIGEIRGSKYPNQFITVGGHLDSWDAAEGAHDDGAGCVQSIEVLRTFKAMGLKPARTVRVVLFANEENGTRGGRKYAELAKQRNEQHVFALESDAGGFAPRGFTSTMPADKKAKLLSWRPLLEPYGFYDLDGEGGGADIGHLHQALGTPMAELYPDTQRYFDVHHAANDVFEAVNKRELELGAMGMAGLIYLVDLYF